A section of the Paralichthys olivaceus isolate ysfri-2021 chromosome 16, ASM2471397v2, whole genome shotgun sequence genome encodes:
- the myadmb gene encoding myeloid-associated differentiation marker homolog: protein MAIALHSSPLLWTRLAALIFACVAFSVAVHGGRVMHGTGDWCIFCWAFSFAGTLLVILVELFGLQTRAPVSWKNFPITFACYAALLCLSASIIFPLYFLKGSMGPSEVRNYRIVSTVFSCLATVAYISEVSISKARPGEVAGYMATAPGLLKVCETFVACIIFVFVSDPVVYDRHDALKFCMSVYCICFILSAAIILLCIGECTGCLPFPFARFLSAYALLAVALYLVATILWPIYNFDSKHGGTKQRPYSCSNTMGLCVWDKLMAVAVLSGVNFILYLVDLIYSTRLVFVSA, encoded by the coding sequence ATGGCGATAGCCCTCCACTCCAGCCCCCTCCTATGGACACGGTTGGCAGCGTTGATCTTCGCCTGTGTGGCCTTCTCTGTGGCCGTGCATGGCGGCAGAGTCATGCACGGCACCGGAGACTGGTGCATCTTCTGCTGGGCCTTCAGCTTCGCTGGGACTCTGCTCGTCATCCTGGTGGAGCTGTTCGGCCTCCAGACCAGAGCCCCCGTCTCCTGGAAGAACTTCCCCATCACGTTCGCCTGCTACGCCGCCCTGCTCTGCCTGTCCGCCTCCATCATCTTCCCCCTCTACTTCCTCAAGGGATCCATGGGCCCCAGTGAGGTCCGTAACTACCGCATCGTGTCCACCGTCTTCTCCTGCCTGGCCACCGTTGCCTACATTAGCGAAGTGAGCATAAGCAAGGCGCGTCCAGGCGAGGTGGCCGGCTACATGGCCACAGCCCCCGGCCTGCTGAAAGTCTGCGAGACCTTCGTGGCCTGCATCATCTTCGTCTTTGTCAGCGACCCCGTGGTGTACGACCGCCATGACGCCCTCAAGTTCTGCATGTCCGTCTACTGCATCTGCTTTATCCTGTCGGCGGCCATCATCCTGCTCTGCATAGGCGAGTGCACCGGGTGCCTGCCCTTCCCGTTTGCCCGCTTCCTGTCCGCCTACGCCCTGCTGGCTGTGGCTCTCTATCTGGTGGCGACCATCCTCTGGCCCATCTATAACTTTGACTCCAAGCACGGCGGAACGAAACAGAGGCCATACTCTTGCTCCAACACTatggggctgtgtgtgtgggataaGCTCATGGCGGTGGCTGTGCTCAGTGGCGTCAACTTCATCCTCTACCTGGTCGACCTGATCTACTCCACCCGCCTGGTGTTTGTCAGTGCttga
- the pex19 gene encoding peroxisomal biogenesis factor 19: MASGAGEPSSGHDTELDELLDSALDDFDKTPAPAAPEPAAASASAKSGAEKPPLLEDCKLFETLFEGEMASQAKDEWEKAMSELAQEEPELLQHFHKLSEAAGKVGCDTASQQEFTSCLKDTLRGLAKNADNLQSTGLAGDDLVKALEGLGLDESSEGGNDDGNILPIMQSIMQNLLSKEVLYPSLKEITTKYPEWLDANKPSLSAEDYQRYEQQAQIMGEICKRFEKEEEGAEDKEGTFESIMDLMQKLQDLGQPPKELAGDAPPGFNFDMESLVLPGGAGAGAAEQCSIM, encoded by the exons ATGGCGTCCGGAGCAGGAGAGCCGTCCTCTGGACACGACACAGAACTGGACGAGTTACTGGACA gtgcATTGGATGACTTTGACAAGACACCGGCCCCTGCGGCCCctgaacctgcagctgcttccgCTTCAGCTAAAAGTGGTGCAGAGAAG CCACCCCTCCTTGAGGACTGCAAGCTCTTTGAGACTCTCTTTGAGGGAGAAATGGCTTCTCAAGCCAAGGATGAGTGGGAGAAGGCCATGAGTGAGCTGGCCCAGGAGGAGCCAGAGTTACTGCAGCACTTCCACAAACTGTCAGAGGCTGCAGGCAAAGTTG GCTGTGACACTGCCTCCCAACAAGAATTCACCTCTTGTCTTAAAGACACCCTCCGTGGCCTGGCCAAAAATGCAGACAACCTGCAG TCAACAGGACTGGCTGGAGACGATCTTGTCAAAGCTCTGGAAGGTCTTGGATTGGATGAGAGTAGCGAAGGAGGCAATGATGACGGGAACATTCTGCCCATCATGCAGTCCATCATGCAAAATCTGCTCTCTAAGGAAGTGCTTTATCCATCTCTCAAAGAGATCACTACCAAG TACCCAGAGTGGTTGGATGCCAACAAGCCGAGTCTCAGTGCAGAGGACTACCAGCGCTATGAGCAGCAGGCCCAAATTATGGGAGAGATCTGTAAGCGGTttgagaaggaggaagagggggcGGAAGATAAAGAGGGGACGTTTGAGAGCATCATGGACCTGATGCAAAAG CTGCAAGACCTGGGCCAGCCACCCAAAGAACTGGCAGGTGATGCG CCTCCTGGATTTAACTTTGACATGGAGTCACTCGTCCTCCCCGGAGGAGCCGGGGCCGGGGCGGCAGAGCAGTGCTCCATCATGTGA